Proteins co-encoded in one Quercus robur chromosome 8, dhQueRobu3.1, whole genome shotgun sequence genomic window:
- the LOC126695047 gene encoding protein RICE SALT SENSITIVE 3 translates to MVGSGASDRSKEAVGMMALHEALRSVCLNSDWTYSVFWTIRPRPRVRGGNGCKVGDDNGSLMLMWEDGFCRGRVGDCLEEIDGEDPVRRSFSKMSIQLYNYGEGLMGKVASDKCHKWVFKEPTECEPNISNYWQSSFDALPPEWTDQFDSGIQTIAVIQAGHGLLQLGSCKIIPEDLHFVLRMRHTFESLGYQSGFYLSQLFSSTRNSSSSSSLPSKQSPIPIRPPAPLFNWGQRPLPPATSMLSSPNFPTARLGFPQTKDETHMFLLPHSSETRIEDMMGEHESDIKWPNGLSFFNALTGRSDDAKLLFNPESLGNKPDQNHHSLILEGKTTNPNSDASNMHNGGGANPNEFLSLDSHSESARKMENKFKRSYTLPARMASSSSSTSVDHHQHQPVEYRNSEAGIYSDVMETFLE, encoded by the exons atggtGGGCTCAGGAGCATCAGATAGGAGCAAAGAAGCTGTTGGGATGATGGCCCTTCATGAGGCCCTCAGAAGCGTCTGTCTCAACTCAGACTGGACTTACTCTGTCTTCTGGACCATCCGTCCTCGCCc AAGAGTCAGAGGTGGTAATGGGTGCAAAGTTGGAGACGACAACGGCAGCTT GATGTTGATGTGGGAAGATGGGTTCTGTCGAGGAAGAGTTGGGGATTGTCTGGAGGAGATTGACGGTGAAGATCCTGTTAGAAGATCCTTCAGCAAGATGTCCATTCAGTTATATAATTATGGAGAAGG GTTAATGGGAAAGGTTGCATCTGATAAGTGCCATAAATGGGTTTTCAAAGAACCAACCGAATGTGAACCAAACATCTCCAACTACTGGCAGAGTTCTTTTGATGCT CTTCCTCCTGAGTGGACTGATCAATTTGATTCCGGTATTCAG ACAATAGCTGTAATTCAAGCTGGCCATGGTCTTTTACAGTTGGGTTCCTGCAAGATT ATACCTGAAGACCTCCATTTTGTGCTTAGAATGAGGCATACATTTGAATCTCTAGGCTATCAGTCTGGTTTCTACCTCTCACAACTCTTTTCTTCAACCAGAAACAGTTCCTCTTCTTCCTCACTTCCTTCAAAGCAGTCACCAATTCCAATCCGCCCTCCTGCCCCACTCTTTAATTGGGGCCAAAGGCCACTTCCACCTGCCACTTCTATGCTTTCTTCACCCAATTTCCCGACGGCCAGACTTGGATTTCCACAAACCAAAGATGAGACACACATGTTTCTCCTACCTCATTCATCCGAAACCCGAATTGAAGACATGATGGGAGAGCATGAAAGCGACATCAAGTGGCCAAATGGGTTGTCTTTCTTCAATGCTCTCACTGGACGTAGTGATGATGCCAAGCTGTTGTTCAACCCAGAGAGTTTGGGAAACAAACCAGACCAAAATCACCACTCTCTCATCCTTGAAGGGAAGACTACGAACCCAAATTCAGATGCATCTAATATGCATAATGGTGGTGGAGCAAACCCCAATGAGTTCTTGAGCTTGGACAGCCATTCGGAGAGTGCAAGAAAGATGGAAAACAAATTTAAGAGGAGTTATACTTTACCTGCTAGAATGGCttcatcctcttcttcaacTTCCGTTGATCACCATCAGCACCAACCTGTGGAATATAGGAATTCAGAAGCAGGTATCTACTCCGATGTCATGGAGACCTTCTTGGAGTAA